From a single Bacteroidales bacterium genomic region:
- a CDS encoding helix-turn-helix domain-containing protein, which produces MISNCCIRTLKIDFEENNITVDEIYLGFAKITYDPVEINEAKIKSILALSELILIKSREQKIVEDIKTAVIELIHKMNNVNSIAKKSDYIVEKLGLNYRYLSKLFSKFEPITLEKYIILHKIESIKNLIDEEEYTLSEIAYMMDYSSVQYLSNQFKKETGYSVSDYKLLEQKGKKSLTDLY; this is translated from the coding sequence ATGATATCAAATTGTTGTATCAGAACATTGAAAATTGATTTCGAAGAAAATAATATAACAGTAGATGAAATATATTTAGGTTTTGCAAAAATTACATATGATCCTGTTGAGATAAATGAAGCTAAAATTAAATCTATACTTGCTCTATCTGAACTGATTCTGATAAAAAGCAGAGAGCAAAAAATTGTTGAAGATATCAAAACTGCTGTCATTGAACTAATACATAAAATGAATAATGTAAATTCCATTGCTAAAAAATCTGACTACATTGTGGAAAAGCTTGGCTTAAATTACAGATATTTATCCAAATTATTTTCAAAGTTTGAACCGATCACTCTTGAAAAATATATTATCCTTCATAAAATTGAAAGTATTAAGAATTTAATTGATGAAGAAGAATATACTCTCAGTGAGATCGCATATATGATGGATTACAGCAGTGTTCAATACCTGTCGAATCAATTCAAAAAAGAAACCGGGTATTCAGTTTCAGACTATAAGCTGCTTGAGCAAAAGGGTAAAAAATCTTTGACTGATTTATATTAA
- the ribH gene encoding 6,7-dimethyl-8-ribityllumazine synthase — MATVNLSNYDINSVPNATGMRFGIVVSEWNNKITETLYNGAYNTLIKHGAKPENILKEYVPGTFELTYGAKSMIKSVNIDAVIVLGCVIQGETRHFDFICQGIAFGITDLNIVTDTPVIFGVLTTDNKQQASDRAGGKHGNKGDEAAVTAVKMAALRIRHKNL, encoded by the coding sequence ATGGCAACTGTTAACTTATCAAATTATGATATAAATTCCGTTCCGAATGCAACCGGGATGCGGTTTGGAATTGTTGTTTCCGAATGGAATAATAAAATTACTGAAACATTATATAACGGAGCATATAATACACTGATTAAACACGGTGCAAAACCTGAAAATATTTTAAAAGAATATGTACCCGGAACCTTTGAATTAACATACGGAGCTAAATCTATGATTAAAAGTGTTAATATAGATGCTGTTATAGTTTTAGGATGTGTTATACAAGGTGAAACGAGACATTTTGATTTCATTTGTCAAGGTATCGCATTTGGGATAACTGATCTTAATATTGTTACTGATACACCTGTTATTTTTGGAGTTTTAACAACAGATAACAAACAACAAGCATCAGACAGAGCAGGCGGCAAGCATGGTAACAAAGGAGATGAAGCAGCTGTTACGGCTGTAAAAATGGCAGCCTTGAGAATTAGACACAAGAATTTATAA
- a CDS encoding acyl carrier protein — protein sequence MERQDIEKKVNNFLIEEIEIEEDLIEPDANLIKDLGIDSLDVVDIVVIVEQEFGVKIKGEEFKDVITLGNFYDFVEKKIMNK from the coding sequence ATGGAAAGACAAGACATTGAAAAAAAGGTTAATAATTTTTTAATTGAAGAAATTGAAATTGAAGAAGATCTTATTGAACCTGATGCAAATTTAATAAAAGATCTTGGTATCGACAGCCTTGATGTGGTTGATATTGTTGTTATTGTCGAGCAAGAATTCGGTGTAAAAATTAAAGGTGAGGAATTTAAAGATGTCATAACTCTCGGTAATTTCTATGATTTTGTGGAAAAAAAGATAATGAATAAATGA
- a CDS encoding acyltransferase — translation MPENWDGKTKGGLLGYKIFIFLLKNLGLNSAYFLLLFISFWFALFSKKASKAQYYFFRKRLKYNFIKSIICIYRNNFVFGMILIDKIAILSGLKKKFTTEHTNSEHIKNMINNKTGGILVNAHIGSWEVAGQLLDRYGGKIYVVMFDEEHRKIKDYLSSVEEENKIEIIPLREDGSHMLKITEILNNKGIIVMHGDRYTEGADTFEHDFIGKKAKFPSGPFHLAAKFGVPISFAAAFRKRKKHYHFYAVKPIYIEYPGNIKKRKEEIYNKSKLYIKELEKMINKYPLQWFNYYQFWEV, via the coding sequence ATGCCTGAAAACTGGGACGGAAAAACAAAAGGCGGATTGTTAGGATATAAAATATTCATTTTTTTACTTAAAAACTTGGGATTAAACAGTGCTTATTTTTTGTTACTTTTTATTTCATTTTGGTTTGCATTATTTTCAAAAAAAGCTTCAAAAGCACAATATTATTTTTTTCGTAAAAGATTAAAATATAATTTTATTAAATCAATAATATGTATATACCGAAATAATTTTGTGTTCGGTATGATACTTATTGATAAAATTGCCATACTTTCAGGTCTGAAAAAAAAATTTACAACAGAACATACAAATTCCGAACATATTAAAAACATGATCAATAATAAGACCGGGGGAATTCTTGTTAATGCACATATAGGAAGTTGGGAAGTTGCAGGACAATTACTTGACAGGTACGGCGGAAAAATATATGTTGTAATGTTTGATGAGGAACATAGGAAAATCAAAGATTATTTGTCTTCTGTTGAAGAAGAAAATAAAATTGAAATTATTCCTTTAAGAGAAGACGGTTCACATATGCTGAAGATTACTGAAATTTTAAATAATAAAGGCATAATAGTTATGCATGGTGACCGATATACAGAAGGAGCTGATACTTTTGAACATGATTTTATCGGAAAAAAAGCAAAATTTCCGTCAGGACCTTTTCATCTTGCAGCAAAATTCGGTGTACCGATTTCATTTGCTGCTGCTTTCAGAAAGAGAAAAAAACATTATCATTTTTATGCTGTGAAACCGATTTATATTGAATATCCCGGAAATATAAAAAAACGCAAAGAAGAAATATATAATAAATCAAAATTATACATAAAAGAACTCGAAAAGATGATTAATAAATATCCTTTGCAGTGGTTTAATTATTATCAATTTTGGGAAGTTTAA
- a CDS encoding acyl-CoA thioesterase, whose amino-acid sequence MKKRKYPNAKRLSFKTKIKIRFSEVDSMGIVWHGNYVKYLEDGREAFGKKYGLSYMGVYNNYGYMIPMVKLDINYKNQLFYEDEAVLKITLIDNPAAKICFEYELIRKSDNILILTAETIQVFMNKNRQLELNMPEFFDEWKEKYLN is encoded by the coding sequence ATGAAAAAAAGAAAATACCCTAATGCAAAACGTCTGTCATTCAAAACAAAAATTAAAATCCGTTTTAGTGAAGTTGACTCTATGGGCATTGTATGGCACGGAAATTATGTAAAATATTTGGAAGACGGACGTGAAGCATTCGGCAAGAAATATGGTTTAAGCTATATGGGTGTATATAACAATTACGGATATATGATTCCTATGGTGAAATTGGATATCAACTATAAAAATCAATTATTCTATGAAGATGAAGCTGTTCTGAAAATAACACTAATTGATAATCCTGCTGCAAAAATTTGCTTTGAATATGAATTAATACGAAAATCTGATAATATTCTGATACTTACAGCAGAAACAATTCAGGTATTTATGAATAAAAACAGACAATTAGAATTGAATATGCCGGAGTTTTTTGATGAATGGAAAGAGAAATATTTAAATTAA
- a CDS encoding methyltransferase domain-containing protein — MAKNYGNDDKSALQAKTDAQKIAFAPIMFQAAKALRDFGILSFLRKNKDGKTTEEIAQEAKISNYGATVLLEAGLSLEMIMLKDGKYFLTKTGYFIIADKLTRVNMDFTHDVNYKGFYHLQEAIKKGKPTGLHKEFGNWATVYEALAEMPEKFRESWFGFDHYYSDDSFPQVMPVVFQNNPKKIMDVGGNTGKFALKCAEYNKDVQVTILDLPGQLNDANKNIKEKGFENRIQGHPINLLDFSKPYPKGYDVIWMSQFLDCFSEEEVVNLISNAHDAMDEHTELFIMETLWDKQRFEASTYSLHATSLYFTCIANGNSRMYHFENMKRLIEEAGLRVVEVFEDIGVSHTIIKCMK, encoded by the coding sequence ATGGCCAAAAACTACGGAAATGATGACAAATCTGCCCTACAAGCAAAGACCGATGCACAAAAAATAGCATTTGCACCTATTATGTTTCAAGCTGCAAAAGCATTAAGAGATTTCGGAATCTTAAGTTTTTTAAGAAAAAATAAAGACGGTAAAACAACAGAAGAAATTGCTCAAGAAGCAAAAATTTCAAACTACGGAGCCACAGTGCTTTTGGAAGCCGGCTTAAGCTTGGAAATGATAATGCTTAAAGACGGTAAATACTTTTTGACCAAAACAGGCTATTTCATTATAGCTGATAAACTTACACGTGTTAATATGGATTTTACACATGATGTAAATTACAAAGGTTTTTATCATTTGCAAGAAGCAATTAAAAAAGGCAAACCTACAGGATTACACAAGGAATTCGGAAATTGGGCAACCGTATATGAAGCATTGGCTGAAATGCCTGAAAAGTTTCGAGAAAGCTGGTTCGGTTTTGATCATTATTATTCAGATGATTCTTTTCCGCAAGTGATGCCTGTTGTTTTTCAAAATAATCCGAAAAAAATTATGGATGTCGGCGGAAATACCGGAAAATTTGCCCTTAAATGTGCAGAATATAACAAAGATGTTCAAGTTACTATTCTTGATCTTCCCGGGCAACTTAATGACGCAAATAAAAACATCAAAGAAAAAGGATTTGAAAACAGAATTCAAGGTCATCCTATAAATCTGTTAGACTTTTCAAAACCCTATCCGAAGGGATATGATGTTATATGGATGAGTCAATTTTTGGATTGTTTTTCGGAAGAAGAAGTTGTGAATCTAATCAGTAATGCACATGATGCCATGGATGAACATACCGAATTGTTCATAATGGAAACCTTATGGGATAAACAACGTTTTGAAGCATCAACTTACAGCCTGCATGCAACTTCCCTTTATTTTACATGTATTGCCAACGGTAACAGCCGAATGTATCATTTTGAAAATATGAAACGATTGATTGAAGAAGCAGGATTGAGAGTAGTTGAAGTTTTTGAAGATATTGGTGTGAGCCACACAATTATTAAGTGTATGAAATAA
- the dnaJ gene encoding molecular chaperone DnaJ: MSKRDYYEILGVSKNAEINEIKKAYRKIALKYHPDKNPDDKEAEEKFKEAAEAYEVLSKEDKRSKYDQFGHSAFDGASGFSGGGMSMDDIFSHFGDIFGNFGFGGFGGSTRRGRRVNKGANLRVKVKLDLKDILNGTTKKIKVKKYVACSHCSGTGAQGSSFNTCSTCNGSGQVVRVQNTILGQMQTASTCPTCQGEGKIVKNKCPHCYGEGIIKGEEVVQVSVPAGVAEGMQMKVGGKGSAARRGGVNGDLIVVFEEEQHPELFRDEEDLLYNLFISFPDAAIGTSVEIPTIESKVKIKIAPGTQGGKVLRLRGKGLPSYGSYGKGDILVKVNVWVPKNIDKEEKKILEKLQKSPNFEPQPEKEERSFFDRVKDMF; the protein is encoded by the coding sequence ATGTCAAAAAGAGATTATTACGAAATATTAGGAGTTTCAAAAAATGCTGAAATAAACGAAATTAAAAAAGCATACAGGAAAATTGCATTAAAATATCATCCTGATAAAAACCCTGATGATAAAGAAGCTGAAGAAAAGTTTAAAGAAGCTGCAGAGGCATATGAAGTGTTAAGTAAAGAAGATAAAAGATCTAAATACGATCAATTCGGACATTCAGCTTTTGACGGTGCAAGCGGTTTCAGTGGCGGAGGTATGTCAATGGACGACATCTTTTCTCATTTCGGTGATATATTCGGTAATTTCGGATTCGGAGGTTTTGGAGGAAGTACACGAAGAGGACGCAGAGTAAACAAAGGTGCTAATTTAAGAGTTAAAGTCAAACTTGATCTGAAAGATATTCTGAACGGAACAACTAAAAAAATAAAAGTTAAAAAATATGTTGCCTGTTCGCATTGTTCAGGGACAGGTGCTCAAGGCAGTTCATTCAATACTTGTTCAACATGTAACGGCTCAGGGCAAGTCGTCAGAGTTCAAAACACAATACTCGGACAAATGCAAACAGCTTCAACATGTCCTACATGCCAAGGTGAAGGAAAAATTGTAAAAAACAAATGTCCGCATTGCTACGGCGAAGGTATTATTAAGGGCGAAGAAGTTGTTCAAGTCAGTGTGCCTGCCGGTGTGGCTGAAGGCATGCAAATGAAAGTCGGAGGAAAAGGCAGTGCAGCAAGAAGAGGCGGTGTAAACGGAGACTTAATAGTTGTTTTTGAAGAAGAACAACATCCTGAATTGTTTAGAGATGAAGAAGATCTTCTTTATAATTTATTTATAAGTTTTCCTGATGCTGCAATTGGTACTTCTGTAGAAATACCTACTATTGAAAGTAAAGTAAAAATTAAAATAGCTCCCGGAACACAAGGCGGAAAAGTTTTAAGGTTAAGAGGTAAAGGATTACCGTCATACGGAAGTTACGGCAAAGGAGATATTCTTGTTAAGGTGAATGTATGGGTTCCTAAAAATATAGATAAAGAAGAGAAAAAAATACTCGAAAAACTGCAAAAATCTCCAAATTTTGAACCTCAACCCGAAAAAGAAGAACGAAGTTTTTTCGACAGGGTAAAAGATATGTTTTAA
- a CDS encoding PorT family protein → MKKLIILVFVFISTLTYSQWNSEFDYFSLKFGAVHSMFDKQPDLLVNKMLDYNGDHYQLFPDSSYFGYVPGYYGSILYNHDLKNDNIGLSIGLEYKMYGISAKYVTPNGNHWLIENHKVSQVSVPVFIKYGKKFYEPQKYIYAGFAYNYNLLLSKTEKVDFTEDIKNIELSKDRLNKSNVSAFVGFNYMFFNLQADYVFGNFLSSTYLENYSDGSSARPYEGQPQGIIIIKTGLTFPLNSWTARKWYVIETWIRRILK, encoded by the coding sequence ATGAAAAAGTTGATAATTTTAGTTTTTGTATTTATTTCAACTCTTACTTACTCCCAGTGGAACAGTGAGTTTGATTATTTCTCTTTAAAATTCGGAGCTGTACACAGCATGTTTGATAAGCAACCGGATTTGTTGGTTAATAAAATGTTGGATTACAATGGTGATCATTATCAATTGTTTCCGGATTCGAGTTATTTCGGATATGTACCCGGATACTACGGAAGTATTCTATATAATCATGATCTTAAAAATGATAATATCGGTTTAAGCATAGGATTAGAATATAAGATGTATGGTATTTCCGCTAAATATGTAACGCCAAACGGTAATCATTGGCTTATTGAAAATCACAAGGTCTCACAAGTTTCTGTGCCGGTTTTTATTAAGTACGGAAAGAAGTTTTATGAACCTCAAAAATATATTTATGCCGGCTTTGCTTATAATTATAATTTACTTCTTTCTAAAACTGAAAAAGTTGATTTTACAGAAGATATTAAAAATATTGAGTTATCAAAAGATAGGTTAAACAAAAGTAATGTTTCTGCTTTTGTAGGGTTCAATTATATGTTTTTTAATTTACAGGCTGATTATGTTTTCGGTAACTTTTTAAGCAGCACCTATCTGGAAAATTATTCTGACGGAAGTTCAGCCAGACCATATGAAGGACAACCCCAAGGTATAATAATAATTAAAACAGGACTGACTTTCCCGCTGAACAGTTGGACTGCCAGGAAATGGTATGTAATTGAAACATGGATAAGAAGGATATTGAAGTAA
- a CDS encoding nucleotide exchange factor GrpE, which translates to MTKKNIKNLDLNSNEDLKNKNKQDLNIEKKETKNETKPEENIKNDMGKSTKKGGKKSKFKELEEKYETLNDKYMRLSAEYDNYRKRTLKERMELMKNAGEDILINFLPVIDNIERAKSSVDDAKDINAVKEGITLIHKNLADFLKERGITEIKSTGEVFDTDMHEAITKIPAPKKNLKGKVVDVIEKGYKMKDKVLRYAKVVVGE; encoded by the coding sequence ATGACAAAAAAGAATATAAAAAACCTTGATCTAAACAGTAACGAAGATCTGAAAAATAAAAACAAACAAGATCTTAATATTGAAAAAAAGGAAACAAAAAATGAGACAAAACCTGAAGAAAATATCAAAAACGATATGGGAAAAAGCACAAAAAAGGGAGGGAAAAAATCAAAATTTAAAGAATTAGAAGAAAAGTACGAAACTTTAAATGATAAATATATGAGGCTTTCCGCTGAATATGATAATTACAGAAAAAGAACTCTTAAGGAAAGAATGGAGTTAATGAAAAATGCGGGAGAAGATATATTGATTAATTTTCTTCCTGTTATTGATAATATTGAAAGAGCAAAAAGTTCAGTTGATGATGCAAAAGATATTAATGCAGTTAAAGAAGGTATTACACTTATACATAAAAACCTTGCTGATTTTCTTAAAGAAAGAGGAATTACTGAAATTAAATCAACAGGAGAAGTTTTTGATACAGATATGCATGAAGCAATAACAAAAATTCCGGCTCCGAAAAAAAATTTAAAAGGAAAAGTTGTAGATGTTATTGAAAAAGGATATAAGATGAAAGATAAAGTATTACGTTATGCAAAAGTAGTTGTAGGTGAATAA
- a CDS encoding beta-ketoacyl-[acyl-carrier-protein] synthase family protein: protein MKRVVITGTGVYSVLGKNLEEVKKSLYEGKSGIVLDPIRKEIGFRSALTGALEKPNLKEFLSRRMRIGMPEQAEYAYIATVEALKSAKIEQDYLDKNIVGILYGNDSSAFPVIKGWEKLKEKKDTLLIGSGGIFQQMNSTVSMNLSVIFKLKGINFTISGACASGSHAIGIGSVLIRQGLQDMIICGGAQEINPESTGSFDGLSAFSVREDDPTKASRPFDKDRDGLVPSGGAATVIIESYESAKKRGAPILAEVLGYGFSSNGEHISQPNVAGPSLSLELALKNAHLKAPDIDYINAHATSTPVGDMNEAQAIYKVFGSKIPISSTKSMTGHEMWMGGASEVIYSLLMSQNSFIAPNINFENPDEYSEKLNIIPKTKEHKINTFLSNSFGFGGTNSSLIIRKL from the coding sequence ATGAAAAGAGTTGTTATAACAGGTACGGGAGTATATTCCGTTCTCGGAAAAAATCTTGAAGAAGTAAAAAAATCACTTTACGAAGGAAAATCCGGAATTGTTTTAGATCCGATCAGAAAAGAAATTGGTTTTCGTTCTGCTTTAACAGGTGCTTTGGAAAAGCCAAATTTAAAAGAATTTTTATCGAGACGAATGAGAATTGGCATGCCGGAGCAAGCTGAATATGCTTATATTGCTACGGTTGAAGCATTAAAAAGTGCAAAAATTGAACAAGATTATCTTGATAAGAATATTGTCGGAATCCTTTATGGTAACGACAGTTCTGCATTTCCTGTAATTAAAGGATGGGAAAAATTGAAAGAAAAAAAGGATACTTTATTGATCGGTTCAGGTGGCATATTTCAGCAGATGAACTCAACAGTTAGTATGAATCTTTCCGTTATTTTTAAATTAAAAGGAATTAATTTCACAATCAGTGGTGCCTGTGCAAGCGGATCACATGCAATTGGTATTGGCTCTGTGTTGATACGACAAGGCTTGCAAGATATGATTATTTGCGGCGGTGCTCAAGAAATAAATCCTGAATCTACCGGAAGCTTTGACGGGTTATCTGCTTTTTCTGTCAGAGAAGATGACCCGACAAAAGCATCCAGACCTTTTGATAAAGACCGTGACGGATTGGTACCGAGCGGTGGTGCAGCAACAGTAATTATTGAAAGTTATGAAAGTGCAAAAAAAAGAGGTGCACCTATTTTAGCAGAAGTTTTAGGATACGGCTTCTCTTCAAACGGAGAACATATTTCACAACCAAATGTTGCAGGACCTTCTCTTTCATTGGAGTTAGCTTTAAAAAATGCACATTTAAAAGCACCTGATATAGATTATATTAATGCTCATGCTACATCCACCCCTGTTGGAGATATGAATGAAGCTCAAGCAATATATAAAGTTTTCGGAAGTAAAATTCCGATAAGTTCTACAAAATCAATGACCGGCCATGAAATGTGGATGGGAGGTGCAAGTGAGGTAATTTATTCATTATTAATGTCTCAAAACAGCTTTATTGCACCAAATATTAATTTTGAAAACCCGGACGAATACTCCGAGAAGTTAAATATTATTCCCAAAACCAAAGAACATAAGATAAATACCTTTCTTTCTAACTCGTTTGGATTCGGAGGTACTAATTCATCATTGATTATCAGAAAACTTTGA
- a CDS encoding aromatic amino acid ammonia-lyase, translated as MLKIGSERLNSNDFKKVIYSDEKIEIAKKAMEKVKQSFSFLKEFSKDKVIYGINTGFGPMAQYRVSEEDQLLLQYNLIRSHSAGSGELLPDNCVKAAMLARLNTLLQGYSGVNETVVILLKEFINNNIFPHIYKHGGVGASGDLVQLSHLALALIGEGKVNYLGKEYDTIKILNKLKLKPIDIKIREGLALINGTSVMTGINFSNIILSKKLINWSVLISSMINELVRSYDDHFSEELNIVKLHSGQNNIAKSMRNILESSKLVKKRQEHLYNGTDNKVQVFEEKVQEYYSLRCVPQILGPIYDTIINAENILIDEINSVNDNPIIDAENNNVFHGGNFHGDYVSLEADKIKIAVTKLSMLAERQLNFLMNDKLNQILPPFVNLGTLGLNLGMQGAQFTAVSTVAENQTLSNPVYVHSIPNNNDNQDIVSMGANASQMARKVINNTFEVLAIELISIIQAVDYLKYGDLLSQKAKDVYIRLRKIVPYFEEDNIKYNDIKNVINFIKNNELNLKTLKTNE; from the coding sequence ATGCTGAAAATTGGTTCGGAAAGACTTAATTCAAATGATTTTAAAAAAGTTATTTATTCCGATGAAAAAATCGAAATAGCGAAAAAAGCTATGGAAAAAGTTAAACAAAGTTTTTCTTTTCTTAAGGAATTTTCTAAGGATAAAGTTATATACGGTATTAATACCGGTTTTGGGCCAATGGCACAATATCGTGTCAGTGAAGAAGATCAACTTCTGTTACAATATAATCTCATAAGAAGTCATTCAGCCGGAAGCGGTGAATTATTACCTGATAATTGTGTGAAAGCTGCAATGTTGGCACGTTTAAACACCTTACTTCAAGGATATTCCGGTGTAAATGAAACTGTTGTTATTCTTCTGAAAGAGTTTATAAACAACAATATATTCCCTCATATTTATAAACACGGAGGTGTGGGTGCAAGCGGTGATTTGGTTCAATTGTCGCATTTGGCGCTGGCATTGATAGGTGAAGGTAAAGTGAATTATCTCGGAAAAGAATATGATACAATTAAAATATTAAATAAATTAAAACTCAAACCAATTGATATTAAGATAAGAGAGGGACTTGCATTAATAAACGGAACATCCGTAATGACCGGAATTAATTTTTCAAATATTATTTTATCAAAGAAACTTATTAATTGGTCTGTATTAATATCTTCAATGATCAATGAGTTAGTTCGATCTTATGATGATCATTTTTCAGAAGAATTAAATATTGTTAAGCTTCATTCAGGGCAAAATAATATTGCAAAATCAATGCGAAATATTCTCGAATCAAGCAAACTTGTAAAAAAAAGACAAGAGCATCTATATAACGGTACCGACAATAAAGTTCAGGTATTTGAAGAAAAAGTTCAAGAATACTACTCATTAAGATGTGTCCCTCAAATTCTGGGACCCATTTACGATACAATTATTAATGCTGAAAATATTTTAATTGATGAGATAAATTCCGTAAATGATAATCCGATTATTGATGCTGAAAACAATAATGTATTTCACGGAGGAAATTTTCATGGTGATTATGTTTCATTGGAGGCAGATAAAATTAAAATCGCTGTAACAAAATTATCAATGTTAGCAGAACGGCAACTGAATTTTTTAATGAATGACAAACTGAATCAAATTCTTCCGCCTTTTGTTAATCTTGGTACTTTAGGACTTAATTTGGGTATGCAAGGGGCGCAATTTACAGCTGTTTCTACAGTTGCCGAAAATCAAACTTTATCAAACCCCGTTTATGTTCACAGTATTCCTAATAATAATGATAATCAGGATATTGTGAGTATGGGTGCAAATGCTTCTCAGATGGCTCGTAAAGTAATTAACAATACCTTTGAAGTATTGGCAATAGAATTAATTTCAATTATACAAGCTGTTGATTATCTTAAGTATGGTGATCTTTTATCACAAAAAGCTAAAGATGTATATATACGATTAAGAAAGATTGTTCCGTATTTTGAAGAAGATAATATTAAATATAATGATATTAAAAATGTGATTAATTTTATTAAGAATAATGAACTTAATTTAAAAACTCTGAAAACCAATGAATAA
- a CDS encoding PqqD family protein encodes MKVKNNIAVSESGFLFDSNTGDSFSLNETGKQIIKMLNENKAEDEIKGYFLENYDVEEGIFENNFYDFINMLRNLNLLENEG; translated from the coding sequence ATGAAAGTAAAAAATAATATTGCCGTTAGTGAATCAGGTTTCTTATTTGATTCTAATACAGGGGATTCATTTTCGTTAAACGAAACCGGAAAACAAATTATTAAGATGCTGAATGAGAATAAAGCAGAAGATGAAATAAAAGGATACTTTCTCGAAAATTATGATGTTGAAGAAGGCATCTTTGAAAATAACTTTTATGATTTTATAAATATGTTAAGGAACCTTAACTTACTTGAAAATGAGGGCTAA
- the fabG gene encoding 3-oxoacyl-[acyl-carrier-protein] reductase has product MKTALITGGSRGIGRAISVKLAEDGFHILINFKTNEVEAEKTKNLIKEKGGTCEFLKFDVSNVNEIEKSLEDWMDNNPDNYIDILVNNAGIRKDNLQVFMQNDEWNDVINTNLNSFFYITRRLLKDMLVNKSGRIINIVSLSGIKGMPGQTNYSAAKAGVIGATKALAQEVAKKKVTVNAVAPGFIKTDMTAELNEKELKRMIPMQRFGNPEEVAELVSFLASEKSSYITGEVISVNGGIY; this is encoded by the coding sequence ATGAAAACAGCACTGATTACCGGCGGATCAAGAGGAATCGGAAGGGCAATTTCAGTAAAACTTGCAGAAGACGGTTTTCATATTTTGATAAATTTCAAAACAAATGAAGTTGAAGCTGAAAAGACAAAGAATTTGATAAAAGAAAAAGGCGGAACATGTGAATTCTTAAAGTTTGATGTTTCAAATGTTAATGAAATTGAAAAATCATTAGAAGATTGGATGGATAATAATCCTGATAATTATATTGATATTTTGGTAAATAATGCCGGTATCAGAAAAGATAATCTACAAGTATTCATGCAAAATGATGAATGGAATGATGTTATAAATACTAATTTGAACAGTTTCTTTTATATTACAAGAAGATTGTTGAAAGATATGTTAGTAAATAAATCAGGACGTATTATCAATATTGTCTCATTATCAGGCATTAAAGGAATGCCCGGGCAAACAAATTATTCTGCTGCAAAAGCCGGTGTAATAGGTGCAACAAAAGCCCTTGCCCAAGAAGTTGCAAAGAAAAAAGTTACTGTAAATGCCGTTGCCCCCGGTTTTATTAAAACCGATATGACTGCTGAATTAAATGAAAAAGAATTAAAACGTATGATACCGATGCAAAGATTCGGTAATCCTGAAGAAGTTGCAGAATTAGTATCATTTCTTGCTTCTGAAAAATCATCATATATTACGGGGGAAGTAATATCGGTAAACGGTGGGATTTATTAA